A genomic segment from Nicotiana tabacum cultivar K326 chromosome 7, ASM71507v2, whole genome shotgun sequence encodes:
- the LOC107792118 gene encoding kinesin-like protein KIN-14I translates to MAMEEGILAISVASVVEDVLQQHGKRLSDIDLASRKAEEASLRRYEAAGWLRKTVGVVAAKDLPAEPSEEDFRLGLRSGIVLCNVLNKIQPGAVQKVVEAPPDSVNVPDGAALSAYQYFENVRNFLVAVEEMGLASFEASDLEKGGKSSRIVNCVLALKSYAEWKQGGGSGSWKYSGNSKPSSAGKQFFRRNSEPFMNSISRTSSISDKSLDSTEPDAREMVNTGSLHMLVRELLSDKKQEDVPFIVENMLSKVMEEFEHRLASQSEQLKTSHKETAVSTTDGSPLELTREETQVAMVKDEEKAASEGTCDRININDGVSTTQVVKQLMLVEQQHREVQQLKSTLHAAKVDMQFLQLKYQEEVSNLGKHLHGLAHAASSYQKVLEENRKLYNQVQDLKGNIRVYCRVRPFLPGQQNGLSTVDHIDDENITITTPSKYGKEGKKLFTFNKVFGPSATQAKVFADTQPLIRSVLDGFNVCIFAYGQTGSGKTHTMTGPSDLTKETLGVNYRALSDLFLISEQRRDVISYDISVQMVEIYNEQVRDLLTPDGVNKKVEIRNSSQKGFNVPDANLVPVTSTSDVMNLMNLGHKNRAVSATAMNDRSSRSHSCLTVHVQGRNMTSGAILRGSMHLVDLAGSERVDKSEAVGDRLKEATHINKSLSALGDVISSLAQKNSHVPYRNSKLTQLLQDSLGGQAKTLMFVHISPELNAVGETLSTLKFAERVSTVELGTARVNKESSDVKELKEQIAGLKAALARKEEEQGRRPISRSSTPERVRTGSCGSSLSSSCQSMVDLSSHHRQLMEDVGSNIEVKKKSASKMRRRSLDPKDFQMNSPPWPPVNSPASREDDKESVSGDWVDKIMVNKQDGLSRSSSLRGWEDETRHSSDLLYTKCSSDGSKVYPEQPINKVAANKKDSQDYEASRIQSEAGSMDDLDDVETATSDSSELEFPWQPNLQKVSQTPNGLGSKLKKPSPKQVKKPEIRSLIPPPPTRRLSNGMVSPSAKTGRAAALEGKRKTVSGK, encoded by the exons ATGGCAATGGAGGAGGGGATTCTAGCAATATCTGTGGCATCAGTGGTGGAGGATGTTTTGCAACAACACGGGAAGCGACTGAGCGACATTGATTTGGCTTCTCGCAAAGCTGAGGAAGCTT CATTGAGAAGATATGAAGCAGCAGGGTGGCTCAGAAAGACAGTCGGAGTGGTTGCGGCTAAAGATTTGCCGGCGGAGCCTTCAGAAGAAGATTTCAGACTTGGATTGCGCAGTGGAATTGTGCTTTGCAATGTTCTTAATAAAATTCAGCCCGGTGCCGTGCAAAAA GTAGTTGAAGCACCTCCTGATTCTGTTAATGTCCCTGATGGGGCAGCTCTTTCTGCGTACCAATATTTTGAAAATGTCCGCAACTTCCTTGTAGCGGTTGAAGAAATGGGGCTTGCCTCTTTCGAAGCATCTGATTTGGAGAAA GGAGGGAAATCTTCCAGAATTGTCAATTGTGTGCTAGCACTGAAATCATATGCAGAGTGGAAACAAGGAGGTGGAAGTGGATCATGGAAATACAGTGGGAACTCAAAACCATCATCGGCAGGAAAGCAATTTTTCCGAAGAAATTCTGAGCCATTCATGAATTCAATCTCAAGGACTTCATCTATCAGCGACAAGTCTCTTGATAGCACTGAGCCTGATGCTCGTGAAATG GTGAACACAGGGTCCTTGCATATGCTTGTTCGCGAGCTTCTCTCTGACAAGAAGCAAGAAGATGTTCCATTT ATTGTGGAGAATATGTTGAGCAAAGTTATGGAAGAATTTGAGCATCGGCTAGCCAGCCAAAGTGAACAG TTGAAGACCTCCCATAAAGAGACAGCTGTTTCAACTACCGATGGATCTCCCTTGGAGCTTACACGTGAGGAGACGCAGGTCGCAATGGTCAAGGATGAAGAAAAAGCAGCCTCTGAAGGGACATGCGACAGGATAAACATAAATGATGGTGTATCAACAACACAGGTTGTAAAGCAGCTTATGCTGGTTGAACAACAGCATAGAGAAGTACAG CAATTGAAATCTACTCTCCATGCTGCTAAAGTAGACATGCAGTTTCTTCAACTGAAATATCAGGAGGAAGTCAGCAATCTAG GTAAACATCTGCATGGTTTAGCTCACGCTGCTTCGAGTTACCAAAAGGTTCTGGAGGAAAATCGAAAGCTTTACAATCAAGTGCAAGACCTTAAAG GGAACATCAGAGTGTATTGCCGGGTGCGACCATTCTTGCCTGGCCAACAAAACGGTCTAAGCACTGTGGATCACATAGATGACGAGAATATTACAATAACTACTCCTTCAAAGTATGGAAAAGAGGGAAAGAAATTATTCACTTTTAACAAGGTCTTTGGTCCTTCTGCAACCCAAG CGAAAGTGTTTGCAGATACACAGCCTTTGATCCGGTCTGTTCTTGATGGCTTCAATGTTTGTATCTTTGCTTACGGACAAACAGGATCAGGGAAAACACATACGATG ACTGGCCCATCAGATCTCACGAAGGAGACCCTTGGTGTGAATTACAGGGCATTGAGTGATCTATTCCTTATCTCAGAACAGAGAAGAGATGTTATTTCTTATGATATTTCAGTTCAGATGGTTGAGATTTATAATGAGCAAGTCAGAGATCTCCTTACCCCAGATGGTGTTAACAAAAA AGTAGAAATTCGTAATAGTTCCCAGAAGGGTTTCAATGTACCTGATGCAAATCTTGTTCCGGTAACATCAACTTCTGATGTAATGAATCTGATGAACCTTGGGCACAAGAATCGTGCAGTGAGTGCTACTGCCATGAACGACAGAAGTAGTCGCTCTCACAG TTGCCTTACAGTTCATGTTCAAGGAAGAAACATGACATCTGGTGCAATTCTTCGTGGTTCCATGCACCTCGTTGACCTAGCAGGAAGTGAAAGAGTGGACAAGTCAGAGGCAGTTGGTGATAGGTTGAAAGAGGCTACACATATCAACAAGTCTCTTTCTGCTTTAGGAGATGTCATATCTTCACTTGCTCAAAAGAACTCACACGTTCCCTACAGGAATAGTAAGCTTACGCAATTGCTTCAGGATTCTCTTG GAGGGCAAGCAAAAACGTTGATGTTTGTTCATATAAGTCCTGAGCTTAATGCTGTTGGAGAAACACTCAGCACTCTGAAATTCGCTGAACGGGTTTCTACAGTTGAGCTTGGTACTGCACGGGTCAACAAGGAGAGTTCTGACGTCAAGGAACTAAAAGAACAG ATTGCCGGTCTTAAGGCAGCCTTAGCAAGGAAGGAAGAAGAGCAAGGGCGCCGCCCAATTTCCAGATCAAGTACTCCAGAAAGAGTCAGAACAGGATCTTGCGGATCTTCTCTTTCTTCTAGTTGCCAGAGTATGGTAGACCTTTCAAGCCATCATAGACAGCTGATGGAAGATGTTGGTAGTAACATAGAG GTTAAGAAGAAGTCTGCGTCAAAGATGAGAAGGCGAAGCTTAGATCCCAAAGACTTTCAGATGAATTCTCCTCCCTGGCCACCAGTCAATAGCCCTGCATCAAGGGAAGACGACAAAGAATCAGTCTCTGGTGATTGGGTTGACAAAATTATGGTGAACAAGCAAGATGGTCTGAGTAGAAGTAGTTCCTTAAGAGGATGGGAAGACGAAACTAGGCATTCATCTGACCTATTATATACGAAATGCTCCTCTGACGGTTCAAAGGTGTATCCTGAACAACCTATAAACAAAGTTGCAGCAAATAAAAAGGACAGCCAAGACTACGAGGCAAGTAGGATTCAGTCTGAAGCAGGTTCCATGGATGATTTGGATGACGTGGAAACTGCAACAAGTGACTCTTCTGAGCTCGAATTCCCTTGGCAACCAAATCTTCAGAAAGTTAGTCAGACTCCCAATGGACTGggatcaaaactcaaaaaaccTAGTCCTAAGCAAGTGAAGAAGCCAGAAATAAG GAGCTTGATTCCCCCACCACCAACTAGGAGACTTTCTAATGGGATGGTTTCACCATCTGCAAAAACAGGAAGAGCAGCTGCTTTAGAAGGAAAGCGAAAAACAGTGAGTGGCAAGTGA